One Mycolicibacterium parafortuitum DNA segment encodes these proteins:
- a CDS encoding LLM class flavin-dependent oxidoreductase encodes MTHAIKLHWFLPTYGDSRLIVGGGHGTPVGAAHGDRDASIDYLASIVRAAETFGFTGALIPTGAWCEDAFITAALLARETTSLGFLVAFRPGLVSPTLSAQMAATFARHAPGRILLNVVVGGEAHEQRAFGDHLDKDGRYARADEFLDVVRRLWDGQTVSLDGEHIQVEDASLATLPNPVPPLYFGGSSAAAGPVAARHADVYLTWGEPPAAVAEKVDWIRRAAAAEGRQVRFGIRLHVITRDTADAAWAEADRLVGALDEQTVRTAQEGLSRSQSEGQKRMLALHEAHRENGSWHDARSLEVAPNLWAGVGLVRGGAGTALVGSHTEVAERIAEYVEVGIDEFIFSGYPHLEELYWLGEGVVPLLRERGLFDADVRSGAPASIPFVGAPR; translated from the coding sequence GTGACCCACGCGATCAAGCTGCACTGGTTCCTTCCGACCTACGGCGACAGCCGGCTCATCGTCGGAGGCGGGCACGGCACCCCGGTCGGCGCGGCGCACGGCGATCGGGACGCGTCCATCGACTACCTCGCCTCGATCGTGCGGGCCGCCGAGACATTCGGCTTCACCGGTGCGCTGATCCCGACCGGGGCCTGGTGCGAGGACGCGTTCATCACCGCGGCGCTGCTGGCGCGGGAGACGACGTCGCTCGGGTTCCTGGTCGCATTCCGTCCCGGCCTGGTCAGCCCGACACTGTCGGCGCAGATGGCCGCGACGTTCGCCCGACACGCGCCGGGGCGGATCCTGCTCAACGTCGTGGTCGGCGGCGAGGCGCACGAGCAGCGCGCGTTCGGCGATCATCTCGACAAGGACGGCCGCTACGCGCGCGCCGACGAATTCCTCGACGTGGTGCGCCGGCTGTGGGACGGGCAGACGGTGTCGTTGGACGGCGAGCACATCCAGGTCGAGGACGCCTCGCTGGCGACGCTGCCGAATCCGGTGCCGCCGTTGTACTTCGGCGGCAGTTCGGCCGCCGCGGGTCCGGTCGCGGCGCGCCACGCCGACGTGTACCTCACCTGGGGGGAGCCACCGGCCGCGGTGGCCGAGAAGGTGGACTGGATCCGGCGGGCGGCGGCCGCGGAGGGCAGGCAGGTGCGGTTCGGTATCCGGCTGCACGTGATCACCCGCGACACCGCCGACGCGGCGTGGGCCGAGGCCGACCGGCTCGTCGGCGCGCTCGACGAGCAGACCGTACGCACGGCGCAGGAAGGCTTGAGCCGCAGCCAATCCGAGGGTCAGAAGCGGATGCTCGCGCTGCACGAGGCGCACCGCGAGAACGGCAGCTGGCACGACGCCCGCTCACTGGAGGTCGCACCGAACCTGTGGGCCGGGGTCGGCCTGGTGCGCGGCGGCGCGGGCACCGCGCTGGTGGGCAGTCACACCGAGGTCGCCGAGCGGATCGCCGAGTACGTCGAGGTCGGCATCGACGAGTTCATCTTCTCCGGCTATCCACATCTGGAGGAGCTCTACTGGCTCGGCGAGGGTGTGGTCCCGCTGCTGCGCGAGCGCG